Proteins encoded together in one Chitinophaga sp. LS1 window:
- a CDS encoding DUF3820 family protein: MEIAGPDPEIFKQLVTMRMPFGKYKDVLLCDLPVSYLEWFNREGWPKGKLGMLLSTMYEIRLNGLMDLLKPLRGGTLKG, encoded by the coding sequence ATGGAAATAGCAGGACCGGATCCGGAGATTTTTAAACAGTTGGTAACGATGAGAATGCCTTTTGGAAAGTATAAGGATGTATTGCTGTGCGATTTGCCGGTGTCTTACCTGGAGTGGTTTAATCGGGAAGGATGGCCGAAGGGAAAGCTGGGGATGTTGCTAAGTACGATGTACGAGATCAGGCTGAATGGGTTGATGGATCTGTTAAAGCCTTTGAGAGGCGGTACTCTCAAAGGCTGA
- the fabF gene encoding beta-ketoacyl-ACP synthase II gives MKRVVITGLGAITPIGNHVKAFWDNLLAGKSGAAMITKFDASKFRTQFACEIKDYDPLQYLDKNDIRKTDPFTQYALIAAQQAVDDSGIDFATMNPFDTGVIWGSGQGGMQTFEEQVKEYVENNFQPRFNPFFVPKLIANMASGMISIRFGLMGINYTTVSACSTSNTAIMDALNYIRWGKAKVIITGGSEAPITEASVGGFCAMKAMSQRNGDPAHASRPFDTGRDGFVMGEGAGALVLEEYEHAVARGAHIYAEVAGAAMTADAYHMTATHPQGLGAYEAMKRALEDGGLNPSQVDYLNAHATSTPVGDLSEIAAITRLLEPSVAISATKSMTGHLLGAAGAIEAIASILSIKNGVIPPTINTTELDPAIPAGLNIILGSAVKKKVNVAMSNTFGFGGHNGIVVFKAI, from the coding sequence ATGAAAAGAGTAGTAATCACCGGCTTAGGCGCGATCACGCCTATCGGGAATCACGTGAAAGCCTTCTGGGACAATTTGCTGGCGGGCAAAAGCGGCGCTGCGATGATCACAAAATTCGACGCCAGTAAGTTTCGAACGCAATTCGCCTGCGAGATCAAGGACTATGATCCTTTACAATATTTAGATAAGAATGATATCAGGAAAACGGATCCGTTTACCCAATACGCACTCATTGCCGCCCAACAGGCGGTAGACGATTCAGGCATTGACTTTGCCACCATGAACCCCTTCGATACAGGGGTGATCTGGGGTTCTGGTCAGGGTGGTATGCAGACCTTCGAAGAACAGGTAAAAGAATATGTGGAGAATAATTTCCAGCCGCGTTTCAATCCTTTCTTTGTGCCAAAATTAATTGCGAACATGGCATCGGGTATGATCTCAATCCGCTTCGGGTTAATGGGGATCAACTATACCACCGTATCTGCCTGTTCTACCAGCAATACGGCCATCATGGATGCACTCAATTACATTCGCTGGGGCAAGGCCAAAGTGATCATCACCGGTGGTTCTGAAGCGCCGATTACGGAGGCTTCCGTAGGTGGATTCTGTGCCATGAAAGCTATGTCGCAGCGCAACGGTGATCCTGCCCATGCAAGCAGACCATTTGATACAGGCAGAGATGGATTCGTGATGGGTGAAGGCGCCGGTGCACTGGTACTGGAAGAATACGAACATGCGGTAGCGAGAGGTGCACACATCTATGCAGAAGTAGCCGGTGCTGCCATGACTGCTGATGCCTACCATATGACCGCTACACACCCGCAGGGACTGGGTGCCTACGAAGCAATGAAAAGAGCGCTGGAAGATGGTGGTTTAAACCCCTCTCAGGTAGATTATCTGAACGCACACGCGACCAGTACACCCGTAGGGGACCTAAGTGAAATTGCGGCCATTACCAGGCTGCTTGAACCATCTGTCGCCATCAGTGCCACCAAGTCTATGACCGGTCACCTTTTGGGTGCTGCGGGTGCTATCGAAGCAATTGCTTCTATATTAAGTATCAAAAATGGAGTGATCCCACCTACCATCAATACGACTGAACTTGACCCTGCTATTCCGGCAGGACTCAATATCATATTAGGTAGTGCAGTAAAGAAAAAGGTAAACGTCGCAATGAGTAATACCTTTGGTTTTGGAGGTCACAATGGCATTGTGGTCTTTAAAGCTATATAA
- a CDS encoding TetR/AcrR family transcriptional regulator translates to MQDTKEKIVDLADQLIKTKGFNAFSYKDISDPLAIKNAAVHYYFPTKADLGMAVIDQEITWMNTGIANWEALPEDKQLRHLIASFENKCNSHMVCIMGSLSPDYNTLPENMQARLRQFSASVITWVTECLENGQKKGIFHFKGTAGDRALLIVSNLLASLLLSRVMGETAFEKISKQLLDDIL, encoded by the coding sequence ATGCAGGACACCAAAGAAAAAATAGTCGACCTGGCTGACCAGCTGATCAAAACAAAAGGCTTTAACGCCTTCAGTTACAAAGACATATCCGATCCGCTGGCCATTAAGAATGCCGCAGTTCACTACTATTTCCCCACCAAGGCCGACCTTGGCATGGCCGTCATTGACCAGGAAATCACCTGGATGAATACCGGAATTGCCAATTGGGAAGCCCTGCCGGAAGATAAGCAGCTACGCCACCTCATTGCCTCTTTCGAAAACAAATGCAATTCCCACATGGTCTGTATCATGGGATCCCTATCCCCAGATTACAATACGCTGCCTGAAAATATGCAGGCGCGCCTGCGACAATTCAGTGCTTCTGTCATAACCTGGGTTACAGAATGTCTCGAAAACGGACAAAAAAAGGGTATCTTTCACTTCAAAGGCACCGCCGGGGACCGGGCATTATTAATCGTTTCCAACCTGCTCGCTTCTCTCCTCCTCAGCCGTGTTATGGGAGAAACCGCATTTGAAAAAATCAGCAAACAATTATTAGACGATATTTTATGA
- a CDS encoding DinB family protein, producing the protein MVQKEVIKSLEELLTGSHAHISFEDAVNGVPEKIRGVVPENMPYSIWQLVEHIRIAQWDILEFSKNPGHQSPPWPEGYWPREPAPKDDEAWKHSITQIKKDCAEFIKLLKRPDADLFEPFTHGDGQHLFREALLIADHNSYHTGEIVAVRRMLGAWK; encoded by the coding sequence ATGGTACAAAAAGAAGTCATTAAATCATTAGAAGAGCTCCTCACAGGCAGTCATGCCCATATCTCATTCGAAGATGCCGTCAACGGGGTACCTGAAAAAATAAGAGGAGTCGTACCGGAAAATATGCCTTACAGCATCTGGCAACTGGTAGAACACATTCGCATTGCCCAATGGGATATATTAGAGTTCTCAAAAAATCCAGGTCACCAGTCCCCACCCTGGCCAGAAGGTTACTGGCCCAGGGAGCCGGCGCCCAAAGACGACGAAGCCTGGAAGCACAGCATCACCCAGATCAAAAAGGATTGTGCAGAATTTATTAAATTGCTCAAACGACCTGATGCAGATCTTTTCGAGCCCTTTACGCATGGAGATGGGCAACACCTCTTCCGCGAAGCACTGCTGATTGCTGATCATAACAGTTACCATACCGGCGAAATTGTGGCTGTGAGAAGAATGCTGGGGGCGTGGAAATAA
- a CDS encoding aminotransferase class V-fold PLP-dependent enzyme, giving the protein MDIANLRADTPGCQTKVHFNNSGAALPPYPVLQAMQDYLAEEANCGGYETAAANATALNRFYLAAGRLLNASAKNIAFTSSATNSFARALSCIPFKKRDVVVIANEDYASNQLQFLSLEERFGIELVRAHSMPEGGVDVDHMASLIRDRNPRLVSLTHVPSNTGLIQPVAEIGKVCRELDIPYLVDACQSAGQLPLDVEEMGCDFLCATLRKYLRGPRGAGFLYVSDRILHKPWYPLFLDMYAATWTDDDTFIPASDAKRFQDWEQSYALIAGGYAAVHYANEIGLQNIADRNKYLCGLLRPRLESLPGVTLLDKGKELASIITLSAPVSDPQWLLTSLRERNINTAISVTSSALIDFKSKGVNWALRISPHYYNTEDEIDILLDALESLFANP; this is encoded by the coding sequence ATGGACATCGCTAACCTAAGGGCAGATACACCCGGCTGCCAGACCAAAGTACACTTTAATAATTCCGGCGCTGCTTTACCACCTTACCCGGTATTGCAGGCCATGCAGGATTATCTTGCTGAAGAAGCTAATTGTGGAGGTTATGAAACGGCGGCAGCTAATGCAACTGCCCTCAACCGTTTTTATCTGGCCGCAGGAAGATTGCTGAATGCTTCTGCGAAGAATATTGCATTTACCAGCAGCGCGACAAACAGTTTTGCGCGGGCGCTTTCGTGCATTCCATTTAAAAAGAGAGATGTGGTGGTGATTGCCAATGAAGATTATGCGAGTAACCAGTTGCAGTTCCTCTCGCTGGAAGAGCGGTTTGGAATAGAGCTGGTACGTGCACATAGTATGCCGGAAGGTGGTGTGGATGTGGATCACATGGCATCATTAATTCGTGATAGAAATCCCAGGCTCGTGTCACTCACACACGTTCCTTCAAATACCGGTTTAATCCAGCCTGTGGCGGAAATAGGAAAAGTATGCCGTGAACTGGACATACCTTATCTCGTAGATGCGTGTCAGTCAGCCGGACAATTACCATTGGATGTAGAAGAGATGGGGTGTGATTTTCTTTGTGCTACGCTGCGTAAATACCTGCGTGGACCAAGGGGTGCGGGATTTTTATATGTGTCTGACAGGATATTGCATAAACCCTGGTATCCGTTGTTTTTAGATATGTATGCAGCTACCTGGACGGATGATGATACCTTCATTCCGGCATCGGATGCAAAACGCTTTCAGGACTGGGAGCAATCTTATGCATTGATAGCAGGTGGTTATGCCGCTGTACATTATGCCAATGAAATCGGGTTACAAAATATTGCGGACCGGAATAAATACCTGTGCGGGTTATTGCGTCCACGGCTGGAATCCCTGCCGGGTGTAACGTTGTTAGATAAAGGAAAGGAACTGGCCAGTATCATCACCCTGTCTGCACCTGTCAGTGATCCGCAATGGCTGTTGACTTCACTGCGTGAGCGAAATATAAATACAGCCATTAGTGTGACATCCAGTGCGTTGATCGATTTTAAATCAAAGGGCGTGAACTGGGCGCTGCGCATATCCCCGCATTATTACAATACGGAAGATGAAATTGATATTTTGCTGGATGCGCTGGAATCATTATTTGCAAATCCATAA
- a CDS encoding L-histidine N(alpha)-methyltransferase, giving the protein MATTSVMNAFTVLTPKLEQLPVFHRDVLQGLNAKDKYLDAKYFYDDNGDRIFQRIMACPAYYPTNCEMEIMQEQSAQISALIASLTDTFDVVELGAGDATKSVHLLQELLHIDHSFTYYPIDISANVISQLEQNLPERLPGLQVHGLHGEYFEMLRMVQTLSARPKVVLCMGGNIGNFTPAETRKFCRQLRNYLQPRDMLLTGFDLKKHPQIILNAYNDSEGITREFNLNLLTRINREMEADFDLSKFDHYPTYDPGTGACKSYLVSLEDQEVHILNKTIEFKKHETIYMEISQKYSLDESEKLAIQAGFEPIAHFTDRKGWFVDSLWQA; this is encoded by the coding sequence ATGGCTACCACCTCTGTAATGAATGCTTTCACTGTATTGACCCCGAAGCTGGAACAATTGCCCGTTTTTCATCGTGATGTACTGCAGGGATTGAATGCAAAAGATAAATATCTCGACGCTAAGTATTTTTATGATGACAACGGAGACCGCATCTTTCAGCGTATCATGGCTTGTCCGGCATACTACCCGACGAATTGTGAGATGGAAATTATGCAGGAACAATCCGCGCAGATCAGTGCGCTGATTGCATCGCTCACAGATACTTTCGATGTTGTAGAACTGGGTGCAGGCGATGCGACCAAGTCCGTACACCTCTTACAGGAATTACTACATATAGATCACTCTTTCACTTACTACCCCATTGACATAAGTGCAAATGTGATCAGTCAACTGGAGCAAAACCTACCTGAGCGCTTACCGGGGTTGCAGGTACATGGGCTGCACGGTGAATATTTCGAGATGCTGCGTATGGTACAGACGCTATCGGCAAGACCTAAAGTCGTACTATGTATGGGTGGCAATATCGGCAACTTCACCCCTGCAGAAACCCGTAAGTTCTGCCGCCAGCTGCGCAATTATTTACAACCCCGCGATATGTTGCTCACAGGTTTCGATCTGAAGAAGCATCCGCAGATTATTCTGAATGCGTACAATGATTCAGAAGGTATTACGCGCGAGTTCAACCTGAACCTCCTCACCAGGATTAACAGGGAAATGGAGGCGGATTTTGACCTGTCAAAATTCGACCACTATCCTACTTACGATCCGGGTACAGGCGCCTGCAAGAGTTATCTTGTGAGTTTGGAGGATCAGGAAGTGCATATCTTAAATAAGACGATTGAGTTTAAAAAGCACGAAACGATCTATATGGAGATCTCACAGAAGTATAGTCTGGATGAATCAGAGAAACTGGCTATACAGGCTGGCTTTGAGCCCATCGCGCACTTTACGGACAGGAAAGGTTGGTTTGTAGATAGTTTATGGCAGGCGTAA
- the egtB gene encoding ergothioneine biosynthesis protein EgtB, with product MELKQAFDTVRQRSVSICAPLQTEDYVVQPVVDVSPPKWHLGHTTWFFETFVLQPNLNGYQVFNADYNFVFNSYYESVGARVIRTDRGNLSRPGVADVYRYREYVDKEMGKLLAQDISKELHALITLGLNHEEQHQELLVTDIKYILGHNPLFPAYQEDYNFKEQPVASSHFIAFPAGIYEIGYTGEGFCFDNELNRHKVYLEEFSISSALVTNAEYLEFMKAGGYTDFRHWHAEGWDWVKTNKINAPLYWHEVDGDWMNYTLKGFRAIDPSMPLAHISYYEAAAFAAWKGLRLPTENEWEAAAPQLAWGERWEWTESAYLPYPGFVKAPGAIGEYNGKFMVSQMVLRGGSVATPPGHSRITYRNFFHPPLRWQYTGIRLAK from the coding sequence ATGGAATTAAAGCAAGCTTTCGACACCGTGCGCCAAAGATCTGTGAGCATATGCGCGCCTTTACAAACAGAGGATTATGTGGTACAACCAGTGGTAGATGTAAGTCCGCCCAAGTGGCATTTAGGCCATACTACCTGGTTCTTTGAAACATTTGTATTACAGCCAAATTTAAACGGCTACCAGGTATTTAATGCTGATTACAACTTTGTATTTAATAGCTACTATGAATCCGTAGGTGCGAGAGTTATTCGTACAGATCGGGGAAATCTTAGCAGACCAGGTGTGGCGGATGTATACCGTTATAGGGAATACGTAGATAAAGAAATGGGTAAATTACTCGCACAGGATATATCCAAAGAATTACACGCACTGATCACTTTAGGTTTAAATCATGAAGAACAGCACCAGGAATTACTTGTCACTGATATAAAATATATCTTAGGGCACAATCCTTTGTTCCCCGCTTACCAGGAGGACTACAATTTCAAAGAACAGCCGGTGGCCAGCAGTCATTTCATTGCTTTCCCGGCAGGTATCTACGAAATCGGTTATACCGGCGAAGGTTTCTGCTTTGACAACGAACTGAACAGACACAAGGTGTACCTGGAAGAATTTAGTATCAGCAGTGCGCTTGTCACGAACGCTGAATACCTGGAATTCATGAAGGCTGGCGGTTACACGGACTTCCGTCACTGGCACGCCGAGGGATGGGACTGGGTAAAAACCAATAAGATCAACGCCCCGCTTTACTGGCATGAAGTAGATGGTGACTGGATGAATTACACTTTAAAAGGATTCAGGGCCATTGACCCCAGCATGCCACTGGCGCATATCAGTTATTACGAAGCCGCTGCTTTCGCGGCATGGAAAGGATTGCGCCTTCCTACAGAAAATGAATGGGAAGCCGCCGCACCGCAACTGGCGTGGGGAGAAAGATGGGAATGGACAGAAAGTGCGTATCTTCCTTACCCCGGTTTTGTAAAAGCACCCGGCGCTATCGGCGAATATAACGGAAAGTTCATGGTGAGCCAGATGGTACTGAGAGGCGGCTCTGTAGCCACTCCACCGGGACATAGCCGGATCACTTACCGAAATTTTTTCCATCCGCCACTGAGATGGCAATATACTGGCATCAGATTAGCTAAATAA
- a CDS encoding ABC transporter permease/substrate-binding protein, with the protein MEPANSFIDFLQQESGKILEQTLQHIGLTFISLLIAVVIGVPLGILITRRPKMAGAVLGIAGVLQTIPSIALLGFMIPLLGIGPLPAIVALFLYALLPIVRNTYTGIIQVDPSVIEAATGIGMSARQLLFKVQLPLAMPVILAGVRTATVINVGVATLAAYIAAGGLGEFIFGGIALNNTNMILAGAIPAALLAILFDWGLSRIKFRKVFLLPLLILVLSSFYLLPDFYGSKLLAGFTPEFMGRNDGDVGLKKIYGLKIRTVVISDMIMYKAAYDKKVDVISGSSTDGRVKAYDLQVLQDDKHIFPPYYAAPIVRQDVLDKYPELAPALDKLSGTINDSIMTALNYRVDILKQSPAVVAKEFLDAHHLLRSPGTGTKGTIRIGAKIFGDGYILANMYKLLVEGFTDLHVETMTGLGGTKICFEALTNAQIDLYPEYTGTGLLVILQAPPSTLDSLDGQADKVYDYVAAAFQQRYHIKWLAPVGFNNTYALMMRRQQASALKIKTISDLTKYLQWN; encoded by the coding sequence ATGGAACCAGCTAACAGCTTTATTGACTTTCTACAGCAGGAATCCGGCAAAATACTGGAACAAACCCTGCAACATATCGGCCTTACCTTTATCTCTTTGTTGATCGCCGTTGTGATTGGTGTGCCCCTGGGTATCCTCATCACCCGAAGGCCTAAAATGGCAGGTGCCGTATTGGGCATTGCAGGAGTATTACAAACCATCCCCAGTATAGCCCTTTTAGGCTTCATGATTCCCCTGTTAGGGATTGGCCCTTTACCTGCCATCGTCGCGTTATTTTTGTATGCGCTATTGCCCATTGTACGCAATACTTATACAGGGATCATACAGGTGGATCCCTCCGTTATCGAAGCGGCGACCGGTATCGGTATGAGCGCCCGTCAATTATTATTTAAAGTACAACTACCACTCGCCATGCCTGTGATACTGGCGGGTGTAAGAACCGCTACCGTGATCAATGTGGGTGTCGCCACCCTCGCTGCCTACATTGCTGCCGGTGGCTTAGGGGAATTCATTTTCGGTGGTATCGCGCTCAACAACACGAACATGATCCTGGCTGGTGCCATTCCTGCTGCCTTGCTCGCTATCTTATTCGACTGGGGCCTCTCCCGCATCAAATTCCGCAAGGTGTTCCTGCTGCCGCTGCTGATATTGGTGCTATCTTCTTTTTACCTGCTCCCTGACTTTTATGGTTCTAAATTGCTCGCAGGCTTTACCCCGGAATTCATGGGGCGGAATGATGGAGATGTAGGTTTAAAAAAGATCTATGGATTAAAAATTCGCACGGTGGTAATCAGCGATATGATCATGTACAAAGCCGCTTACGACAAAAAGGTAGACGTAATCAGCGGCAGCAGTACCGATGGCCGTGTAAAAGCGTATGACCTCCAGGTATTACAGGATGACAAACACATATTTCCGCCGTATTACGCCGCACCAATTGTGAGACAGGACGTGCTTGACAAATACCCCGAACTGGCCCCGGCCCTCGATAAACTGTCTGGTACAATTAATGATAGTATCATGACGGCCTTGAATTACCGGGTAGATATTTTAAAACAGTCCCCGGCTGTTGTTGCTAAGGAGTTTCTCGATGCCCACCACTTGCTGCGATCACCCGGAACGGGTACAAAAGGTACGATCCGCATTGGCGCCAAGATCTTTGGTGACGGCTACATCCTCGCAAATATGTACAAATTACTGGTTGAAGGTTTTACTGATCTGCATGTAGAAACAATGACCGGTCTGGGAGGTACAAAGATCTGCTTTGAAGCACTCACCAATGCACAGATTGACCTGTACCCGGAATATACCGGTACCGGTCTGCTCGTCATCTTACAGGCACCTCCGTCTACCCTCGATTCATTGGATGGACAGGCTGATAAAGTTTACGACTACGTGGCAGCGGCCTTTCAACAACGCTATCATATCAAATGGCTGGCACCTGTTGGATTCAATAATACGTATGCATTAATGATGCGCAGACAACAGGCCAGTGCTTTAAAAATTAAGACTATCAGCGACCTGACAAAATACTTACAATGGAATTAA
- a CDS encoding ABC transporter ATP-binding protein has protein sequence MIKLENVSKSFLNGKPAVSAVSFEVNAGETLILLGTSGSGKTTTLRMINRLLLPDSGNIFVNGQSVLSQRLESLRRGIGYVLQYHGLFPHYTVGENIGVVPRLLRWDAGRIASRVAALMEKLHLPVSDFLHAYPQQLSGGQQQRVGLARALAADPPVLLMDEPFGALDPVTRASVRKEFRALDEIQSKTIIMVTHDVQEAFELGTQICLMDKGKVQQTGTPAELLFSPANDFVKAFFDEHRFILELKALTIADIRPWLAPINGNDTLTIWDAIAAGMPRNTLLDAVDQYRQSKHMHGTS, from the coding sequence ATGATCAAACTGGAAAATGTGAGCAAGTCATTCCTCAACGGTAAGCCAGCCGTTTCTGCTGTATCATTCGAAGTGAATGCAGGAGAAACACTTATTCTGCTGGGCACCAGTGGAAGTGGGAAAACTACCACACTCAGAATGATCAACCGCCTGTTATTGCCAGACAGCGGGAATATTTTTGTAAACGGTCAATCCGTATTATCCCAACGACTGGAATCCCTGAGAAGAGGCATCGGTTACGTACTCCAATATCACGGTCTCTTCCCCCATTACACCGTAGGTGAAAACATCGGCGTGGTACCCCGTCTGCTCAGGTGGGATGCAGGTCGTATCGCATCGAGAGTAGCGGCATTGATGGAAAAACTCCATCTCCCTGTTTCCGATTTTCTCCATGCATATCCGCAACAACTTAGTGGCGGACAGCAACAACGTGTAGGTCTGGCCCGCGCACTCGCCGCAGACCCACCCGTATTGCTCATGGACGAACCTTTTGGAGCACTTGATCCCGTGACCCGCGCCAGCGTAAGAAAAGAATTTCGCGCACTCGACGAAATACAATCTAAAACCATCATCATGGTCACCCATGATGTGCAGGAAGCCTTTGAACTGGGCACGCAAATCTGCCTCATGGACAAAGGCAAAGTACAGCAAACCGGCACACCCGCCGAACTCTTATTTTCACCCGCTAATGACTTTGTCAAAGCCTTTTTTGATGAACACCGCTTTATACTGGAACTGAAAGCACTCACTATCGCCGACATCCGGCCATGGTTAGCGCCAATCAATGGCAATGATACCCTGACCATATGGGACGCCATCGCCGCCGGCATGCCCCGCAATACACTGCTGGATGCCGTAGACCAGTACAGGCAATCTAAACATATGCATGGAACCAGCTAA
- a CDS encoding mercuric reductase — protein sequence MQKFDAIVIGSGQGGVPLAKKLAKAGWKTAIIEKRWIGGTCINDGCTPTKAMIACAEAAHTVANSRQWGITVSGFQLDFEKIITRKNEIVTSFRGGATKGLENTDGVTIYYGTASFNGPKTVDVKLRTGSSETITADHIFINTGTSPKIPDIPGLNQVPYLTNTTLLDLQTLPSHLIVLGGSYIGLEFGQMFRRFGCQVTIIERSTLLKREDEDVSAAMKKIMEGAGIKVHTGATIKQIEGAGDAVRIVLNANGESTTVTGSHILVASGRTPQTKELHLDTTGITTDEKGFIPVNEKLETSVPGIYALGDVKGGPAFTHISYNDHLILLKNLVEKKNETTIGRPVPYCVFTDPQLGRIGLTEKEAREQGLDIQVACLDMSKVARAIETGHTDGFMKAVVEKSTGRILGAAILGHNGGEIMSVLQIAMMAGMTATQIREMIFAHPLYTESLNNLFMSITK from the coding sequence ATGCAAAAATTTGATGCGATCGTCATTGGTTCTGGTCAGGGGGGAGTTCCCCTGGCAAAAAAACTGGCAAAGGCAGGCTGGAAAACAGCCATTATAGAAAAACGATGGATAGGCGGTACCTGCATTAATGATGGATGCACTCCCACAAAAGCAATGATTGCCTGTGCCGAAGCAGCACATACTGTGGCCAACAGCAGGCAATGGGGGATCACTGTGTCCGGTTTTCAACTCGATTTTGAAAAAATCATCACCCGCAAGAATGAGATTGTCACCTCCTTCAGAGGCGGGGCTACCAAAGGGCTGGAAAATACGGATGGGGTCACTATCTACTATGGCACTGCCAGCTTTAACGGCCCCAAAACAGTGGATGTAAAACTCAGAACAGGCAGCTCCGAAACCATTACAGCCGATCATATCTTTATCAATACCGGTACCTCCCCAAAGATCCCGGATATTCCCGGCCTAAATCAGGTACCCTATCTTACTAATACGACTTTACTGGATCTGCAAACCCTTCCCTCCCACCTCATCGTACTGGGTGGCAGTTACATTGGTTTGGAATTCGGACAAATGTTCCGCCGGTTTGGTTGTCAGGTCACGATCATCGAACGCTCTACTTTGCTGAAAAGAGAAGATGAAGATGTGTCTGCCGCCATGAAAAAGATCATGGAAGGGGCTGGCATCAAAGTACATACAGGTGCAACTATCAAACAAATTGAAGGCGCCGGCGATGCCGTGAGGATCGTACTGAATGCCAATGGTGAAAGTACCACCGTCACCGGCTCTCATATTCTCGTTGCATCCGGCCGTACACCGCAGACAAAGGAATTACACCTAGATACGACCGGCATCACTACCGACGAAAAAGGCTTTATTCCTGTGAATGAAAAACTGGAAACTTCTGTACCTGGCATCTATGCCCTTGGAGATGTAAAAGGTGGCCCGGCATTTACACATATTTCCTACAATGATCATCTCATTCTGCTCAAAAATCTAGTCGAAAAAAAGAACGAAACCACTATTGGCAGACCTGTCCCCTATTGCGTATTTACCGATCCGCAATTAGGCAGAATTGGGCTAACAGAAAAGGAAGCACGCGAACAGGGTCTCGATATCCAGGTAGCCTGTCTGGATATGTCTAAAGTAGCCCGCGCTATTGAAACAGGACACACAGATGGTTTTATGAAAGCAGTGGTCGAAAAGTCAACAGGCAGGATATTAGGCGCCGCAATCTTAGGCCATAACGGCGGTGAAATCATGAGCGTACTACAAATCGCCATGATGGCAGGCATGACCGCTACACAGATCCGGGAAATGATCTTTGCGCATCCACTGTACACAGAATCATTGAACAATCTTTTCATGAGCATCACAAAGTAA
- a CDS encoding DUF427 domain-containing protein, producing MKAIWQKEVIAESEKTVIVEHNHYFPPEAVKQEMLSPSKTHTICPWKGEASYYDVTVDGKVNKDAAWYYPAPKDAANNIKGYIAFWKGVEVLR from the coding sequence ATGAAAGCAATCTGGCAAAAGGAAGTAATAGCAGAAAGCGAAAAAACTGTGATAGTCGAACATAATCACTACTTTCCTCCCGAAGCCGTAAAACAGGAAATGCTAAGTCCCAGCAAGACCCACACAATCTGTCCATGGAAAGGAGAAGCATCCTACTATGATGTAACCGTGGATGGAAAAGTAAACAAAGACGCAGCCTGGTATTACCCAGCTCCCAAAGATGCTGCAAACAACATAAAAGGTTACATCGCCTTCTGGAAAGGTGTAGAAGTGTTACGGTAA